One genomic window of Sulfurovum lithotrophicum includes the following:
- a CDS encoding acylphosphatase yields the protein MEWYRFIIYGRVQGVFYRKFVSQALMRKQIKGYMKNLPDGTVEVVVEIFDDDFDSVMKILKEGSPLSIVEEISYEIIDDAEFNTDGFEIRY from the coding sequence ATGGAGTGGTACAGATTTATCATTTACGGGAGGGTGCAGGGAGTTTTCTACCGAAAGTTCGTTTCACAGGCCCTGATGAGAAAACAGATAAAAGGGTACATGAAAAACCTGCCTGATGGTACCGTGGAAGTGGTAGTTGAGATCTTTGATGATGATTTCGACAGTGTCATGAAAATACTAAAAGAGGGCTCGCCTCTGAGCATTGTCGAAGAGATAAGCTATGAGATCATAGATGATGCAGAATTTAATACGGATGGTTTTGAGATAAGGTATTGA
- the msrA gene encoding peptide-methionine (S)-S-oxide reductase MsrA translates to MAQKELIVGGGCFWCTEAVFELLRGVSDVESGYANGDIPNPNYRMICGGDTGYAEVIKITYDNEIIDLDTLFDVFFATHNPTTLNRQGADVGTQYRSCICYQNDEELEAAKKAIERAQTDYSTPIVTTLEALKNYYPAEAYHQDYYRQNPMQGYCNAVIPPKIAKLMEKFSEKVD, encoded by the coding sequence ATGGCACAAAAAGAATTGATTGTAGGCGGCGGATGTTTCTGGTGTACTGAAGCGGTATTTGAACTGCTTAGAGGGGTCAGTGATGTGGAGAGCGGCTATGCCAACGGTGACATACCCAACCCGAACTACCGCATGATATGCGGAGGCGACACAGGCTATGCGGAAGTCATCAAGATCACTTATGATAATGAGATCATCGACCTCGACACCCTCTTCGATGTCTTCTTTGCGACACACAACCCAACCACACTCAACCGTCAGGGTGCCGATGTCGGCACACAGTACCGTTCCTGCATCTGCTATCAAAATGATGAAGAGCTCGAAGCGGCAAAAAAAGCTATCGAACGTGCACAGACTGACTATAGTACTCCTATTGTCACCACACTTGAAGCACTGAAAAACTATTATCCGGCAGAAGCCTATCACCAGGACTATTACAGACAGAACCCGATGCAGGGCTACTGTAATGCAGTCATTCCACCAAAGATCGCAAAGCTGATGGAAAAATTCTCAGAAAAAGTAGACTGA